From a single Larimichthys crocea isolate SSNF chromosome XIII, L_crocea_2.0, whole genome shotgun sequence genomic region:
- the LOC104930275 gene encoding hemicentin-1 isoform X1 produces MATALTLLLIACLLQSAQCGEFKVFMQQTINVSSGSCVTIPCSFDVEDRFTSNLDETCKAMWRNEQDVDVFDSSNPQSPIKGNLIGDLTKKDCTTTLYNMKPEDSKKYYLRVECNNPMKYGFKEQKVEISVTDQVTPTLTPSTLEVNDGTSVTLTCSAPAPCLSHPPTLTWTPGLGVTQETLWENQDKTKVKISLLTFTATQRHHGQEISCTAVYNQQDGSTESSVSRLTADVSYPPQNTTVSVSPSGPVPEDSTVTLTCSSTANPAVRDYTWYTAQGGQETVMGTGHVLHIQASKVSVPFFCKAENDLGAGRSNINQIHVQYPPKHTTVSVSPSGPVPEDSTVTLICFSAANPAVRDYTWYTSQGGQETVIGTGHVLHIQASEVSVPFFCKAENDLGAGRSTISQIDVQYSPKHTTVSVSPSGPVPEDSTVTLTCSSTANPAVSDYTWYTSQGGQETVMGTGHVLHIQASKVSVPFFCEAENDLGAGRSTISQIDVQFAPQILPSSDCTQTADQLICSCETVGNPAPTLQWYLDGLPVNHSDKFAISSESLNDTGLRIIITVNQPQWRDLSTLLCRSSNSLGSVTQQFHFYSLESPTSAESHVAPQILPSSDCTQTADQLICSCETVGNPAPTLQWYLDGLPVNHSDKFAISSESLNDTGLRIIITVNQPQWRDLSTLLCRSSNSLGSVTQRFHFYSLESQTSAESHVAPQILPSSDCTQTADQLICSCETVGNPAPTLQWYLDGLPVNHSDKFAIRNESLNDTGLRIIITVNQPQWRDLSTLLCRSSNSLGSVTQRFHVYSVEPPTSAESHVAPQILPSSDCTQTADQLICSCETVGNPAPTLQWYLDGLPVNHSDKFAVSSESLNDTGLRIIITVNQPQWRDLSTLLCRSSNSLGSVTQRFHVYSLEPQTSAESHVVPKILPSSDCTQTADQLICSCETVGNPAPTLQWYLDGLPVNHSDKFAISSESLNDTGLRIIITVNQPQWRDLSTLLCRSSNSLGSVTQRFHFYSLEPQKSAESHVAPQILPSSDCTQTADQLICSCETVGNPAPTLQWYLDGLPVNHSDKFAVSNESLNNTGLRIIITVNQPQWRDLSTLLCRSSNSLGSVTQRFHVYSLEPQTSAESHVVPKILPSSDCTQTADQLICSCETVGNPAPTLQWYLDGLPVNHSDKFAISSESLNDTGLRIIITVNQPQWRDLSTLLCRSSNSLGSVTQQFHFYSFESPTSAESHVAPQILPSSDCTQTADQLICSCETVGNPAPTLQWYLDGLPVNHSDKFAISSESLNDTGLRIIITVNQPQWRDLTTLLCRSSNSLGSATQQFNFCSLEPQTSAETHDPVMLAVLIFKAVGLLVLVCTLFLFTRIQNIHHNRPETTVAMSQLLSSGEENEVPNTAAEDIYVNANDVI; encoded by the exons ATGGCCACAGCTCTGACTCTCCTTCTGATTGCGTGTCTGCTGCAGA GTGCCCAGTGTGGCGAGTTTAAGGTCTTTATGCAGCAGACTATAAATGTTTCGAGTGGATCCTGTGTGACCATCCCCTGCTCCTTTGATGTAGAGGACAGATTTACATCAAACTTAGATGAAACATGTAAAGCAATGTGGAGAAATGAGCAAGATGTTGATGTGTTTGATAGCAGTAATCCACAATCACCTATAAAAGGAAACTTGATAGGAGacttaacaaaaaaagactgcacCACAACCCTGTACAACATGAAACCTGAAGACAGCAAGAAATATTACCTGAGAGTGGAATGTAACAATCCCATGAAATATggttttaaagaacaaaaagtaGAAATTTCAGTCACAG ATCAAGTCACACCGACTCTGACTCCGTCTACACTGGAGGTGAATGATGGAACCTCAGTGACTTTGACATGCTCTGCTCCAGCTCCTTGTCTGTCTCATCCTCCAACTCTGACATGGACTCCTGGCCTGGGTGTCACTCAGGAGACACTGTGGGAGAATCAGGACAAAACTAAAGTCAAAATCTCTCTTCTGACCTTCACTGCTACTCAACGCCACCACGGACAGGAAATCTCCTGTACTGCTGTCTACAACCAACAAGATGGCAGCACTGAGTCATCTGTTTccagactgacagctgatgtttCAT atccACCCCAAAACACCACAGTGTCAGTCAGTCCCTCTGGTCCAGTACCAGAAGACAGCACTGTGACTCTGACATGCAGCAGTACTGCCAACCCAGCAGTGAGGGACTACACCTGGTACACAGCTCAGGGAGGCCAGGAGACTGTCATGGGGACCGGACATGTTTTACACATTCAAGCTTCTAAAGTCAGTGTTCCTTTTTTCTGCAAGGCTGAAAATGATCTTGGAGCTGGACGATCCAACATCAATCAAATACATGTTCAGT atccacccaaacacaccacagtgtCAGTCAGTCCCTCTGGTCCAGTACCAGAAGACAGCACTGTGACTCTGATATGCTTTAGTGCTGCCAACCCAGCAGTGAGGGACTACACCTGGTACACATCTCAGGGAGGCCAGGAGACTGTCATAGGGACCGGACATGTTTTACACATTCAAGCTTCTGAAGTCAGTGTTCCTTTTTTCTGCAAGGCTGAAAATGATCTTGGAGCTGGACGATCCACCATCAGTCAAATAGATGTTCAGT ATTCacccaaacacaccacagtgtCAGTCAGTCCCTCTGGTCCAGTACCAGAAGACAGCACTGTGACTCTGACATGCAGTAGTACTGCCAACCCAGCAGTGAGCGACTACACCTGGTACACATCTCAGGGAGGCCAGGAGACTGTCATGGGGACCGGACATGTTTTACACATTCAAGCTTCTAAAGTCAGTGTTCCTTTTTTCTGTGAGGCTGAAAATGATCTTGGAGCTGGACGATCCACCATCAGTCAAATAGATGTTCAGT TTGCTCCACAGATCCTGCCCTCATCTGACTGCACCCAAACTGCAGACCAGCTCATCTGTTCCTGTGAGACTGTGGGAAATCCTGCTCCCACTTTACAGTGGTATTTGGACGGGCTACCTGTCAATCACTCTGACAAGTTTGCAATCAGCAGTGAGTCTCTAAATGACACAGGTCTGAGgatcatcatcactgtgaatCAACCACAATGGAGGGATCTTTCCACCTTGCTCTGCCGCAGCTCCAACTCTCTAGGATCTGTGACTCAGCAATTTCATTTCTACAGCCTTGAATCTCCAACATCTGCAGAAAGTCACG TTGCTCCACAGATCCTGCCCTCATCCGACTGCACCCAAACTGCAGACCAGCTCATCTGTTCCTGTGAGACTGTGGGAAATCCTGCTCCCACTTTACAGTGGTATTTGGACGGGCTACCTGTCAATCACTCTGACAAGTTTGCAATCAGCAGTGAGTCTCTAAATGACACAGGTCTGAGgatcatcatcactgtgaatCAACCACAATGGAGGGATCTTTCCACCTTGCTCTGCCGCAGCTCCAACTCTCTAGGATCTGTGACTCAGCGATTTCATTTCTACAGCCTTGAatctcaaacatctgcagaaagtCACG TTGCTCCACAGATCCTGCCCTCCTCTGACTGCACCCAAACTGCAGACCAGCTCATCTGTTCCTGTGAGACTGTGGGAAATCCTGCTCCCACTTTACAGTGGTATTTGGACGGGCTACCTGTCAATCACTCTGACAAGTTTGCAATCCGCAATGAGTCTCTAAATGACACAGGTCTGAGgatcatcatcactgtgaatCAACCACAATGGAGGGATCTTTCCACCTTGCTCTGCCGCAGCTCCAACTCTCTAGGATCTGTGACTCAGCGATTTCATGTCTACAGCGTTGAACCTCCAACATCTGCAGAAAGTCACG TTGCTCCACAGATCCTGCCCTCATCCGACTGCACCCAAACTGCAGACCAGCTCATCTGTTCCTGTGAGACTGTGGGAAATCCTGCTCCCACTTTACAGTGGTATTTGGACGGGCTACCTGTCAATCACTCTGACAAGTTTGCAGTCAGCAGTGAGTCTCTAAATGACACAGGTCTGAGgatcatcatcactgtgaatCAACCACAATGGAGGGATCTTTCCACCTTGCTCTGCCGCAGCTCCAACTCTCTAGGATCTGTGACTCAGCGATTTCATGTCTACAGCCTTGAgcctcaaacatctgcagaaagtcacg TTGTTCCAAAGATCCTGCCCTCATCTGACTGCACCCAAACTGCAGACCAGCTCATCTGTTCCTGTGAGACTGTGGGAAATCCTGCTCCCACTTTACAGTGGTATTTGGACGGGCTACCTGTCAATCACTCTGACAAGTTTGCAATCAGCAGTGAGTCTCTAAATGACACAGGTCTGAGgatcatcatcactgtgaatCAACCACAATGGAGGGATCTTTCCACCTTGCTCTGCCGCAGCTCCAACTCTCTAGGATCTGTTACTCAGCGATTTCATTTCTACAGCCTTGAGCCTCAAAAATCTGCAGAAAGTCAcg TTGCTCCACAGATCCTGCCCTCATCTGACTGCACCCAAACTGCAGACCAGCTCATCTGTTCCTGTGAGACTGTGGGAAATCCTGCTCCCACTTTACAGTGGTATTTGGACGGGTTACCTGTCAATCACTCTGACAAGTTTGCAGTCAGCAATGAGTCTCTAAATAACACAGGTCTGAGgatcatcatcactgtgaatCAACCACAATGGAGGGATCTTTCCACCTTGCTCTGCCGCAGCTCCAACTCTCTAGGATCTGTGACTCAGCGATTTCATGTCTACAGCCTTGAgcctcaaacatctgcagaaagtCACG TTGTTCCAAAGATCCTGCCCTCATCTGACTGTACCCAAACTGCAGACCAGCTCATCTGTTCCTGTGAGACTGTGGGAAATCCTGCTCCCACTTTACAGTGGTATTTGGACGGGCTACCTGTCAATCACTCTGACAAGTTTGCAATCAGCAGTGAGTCTCTAAATGACACAGGTCTGAGgatcatcatcactgtgaatCAACCACAATGGAGGGATCTTTCCACCTTGCTCTGCCGCAGCTCCAACTCTCTAGGATCTGTGACTCAGCAATTTCATTTCTACAGCTTTGAATCTCCAACATCTGCAGAAAGTCACG TTGCTCCACAGATCCTGCCCTCATCTGACTGCACCCAAACTGCAGACCAGCTCATCTGTTCCTGTGAGACTGTGGGAAATCCTGCTCCCACTTTACAGTGGTATTTGGACGGGCTACCTGTCAATCACTCTGACAAGTTTGCAATCAGCAGTGAGTCTCTAAATGACACAGGTCTGAGgatcatcatcactgtgaatCAACCACAATGGAGGGATCTTACCACCTTGCTCTGCCGCAGCTCCAACTCTCTAGGATCTGCGACCCAGCAATTTAATTTCTGCAGCCTTGAgcctcaaacatctgcagaaactCACG ACCCAGTGATGTTGGCAGTCCTCATCTTTAAAGCTGTAGGACTGCTTGTACTAGTAtgtactctgtttttatttaccaG GATTCAGAACATTCACCATAACCGTCCTGAGACCACAGTCGCTATGAGCCAACTTCTATCAAGTGGAGAGGAAAACGAG GTACCAAACACAGCCGCAGAGGACATTTATGTCAACGCCAATGACGTAATTTGA
- the LOC104930275 gene encoding hemicentin-2 isoform X4 — translation MATALTLLLIACLLQSAQCGEFKVFMQQTINVSSGSCVTIPCSFDVEDRFTSNLDETCKAMWRNEQDVDVFDSSNPQSPIKGNLIGDLTKKDCTTTLYNMKPEDSKKYYLRVECNNPMKYGFKEQKVEISVTDQVTPTLTPSTLEVNDGTSVTLTCSAPAPCLSHPPTLTWTPGLGVTQETLWENQDKTKVKISLLTFTATQRHHGQEISCTAVYNQQDGSTESSVSRLTADVSYPPQNTTVSVSPSGPVPEDSTVTLTCSSTANPAVRDYTWYTAQGGQETVMGTGHVLHIQASKVSVPFFCKAENDLGAGRSNINQIHVQYPPKHTTVSVSPSGPVPEDSTVTLICFSAANPAVRDYTWYTSQGGQETVIGTGHVLHIQASEVSVPFFCKAENDLGAGRSTISQIDVQYSPKHTTVSVSPSGPVPEDSTVTLTCSSTANPAVSDYTWYTSQGGQETVMGTGHVLHIQASKVSVPFFCEAENDLGAGRSTISQIDVQFAPQILPSSDCTQTADQLICSCETVGNPAPTLQWYLDGLPVNHSDKFAISSESLNDTGLRIIITVNQPQWRDLSTLLCRSSNSLGSVTQQFHFYSLESPTSAESHVAPQILPSSDCTQTADQLICSCETVGNPAPTLQWYLDGLPVNHSDKFAISSESLNDTGLRIIITVNQPQWRDLSTLLCRSSNSLGSVTQRFHFYSLESQTSAESHVAPQILPSSDCTQTADQLICSCETVGNPAPTLQWYLDGLPVNHSDKFAIRNESLNDTGLRIIITVNQPQWRDLSTLLCRSSNSLGSVTQRFHVYSVEPPTSAESHVAPQILPSSDCTQTADQLICSCETVGNPAPTLQWYLDGLPVNHSDKFAVSSESLNDTGLRIIITVNQPQWRDLSTLLCRSSNSLGSVTQRFHVYSLEPQTSAESHVVPKILPSSDCTQTADQLICSCETVGNPAPTLQWYLDGLPVNHSDKFAISSESLNDTGLRIIITVNQPQWRDLSTLLCRSSNSLGSVTQRFHFYSLEPQKSAESHVAPQILPSSDCTQTADQLICSCETVGNPAPTLQWYLDGLPVNHSDKFAVSNESLNNTGLRIIITVNQPQWRDLSTLLCRSSNSLGSVTQRFHVYSLEPQTSAESHVAPQILPSSDCTQTADQLICSCETVGNPAPTLQWYLDGLPVNHSDKFAISSESLNDTGLRIIITVNQPQWRDLTTLLCRSSNSLGSATQQFNFCSLEPQTSAETHDPVMLAVLIFKAVGLLVLVCTLFLFTRIQNIHHNRPETTVAMSQLLSSGEENEVPNTAAEDIYVNANDVI, via the exons ATGGCCACAGCTCTGACTCTCCTTCTGATTGCGTGTCTGCTGCAGA GTGCCCAGTGTGGCGAGTTTAAGGTCTTTATGCAGCAGACTATAAATGTTTCGAGTGGATCCTGTGTGACCATCCCCTGCTCCTTTGATGTAGAGGACAGATTTACATCAAACTTAGATGAAACATGTAAAGCAATGTGGAGAAATGAGCAAGATGTTGATGTGTTTGATAGCAGTAATCCACAATCACCTATAAAAGGAAACTTGATAGGAGacttaacaaaaaaagactgcacCACAACCCTGTACAACATGAAACCTGAAGACAGCAAGAAATATTACCTGAGAGTGGAATGTAACAATCCCATGAAATATggttttaaagaacaaaaagtaGAAATTTCAGTCACAG ATCAAGTCACACCGACTCTGACTCCGTCTACACTGGAGGTGAATGATGGAACCTCAGTGACTTTGACATGCTCTGCTCCAGCTCCTTGTCTGTCTCATCCTCCAACTCTGACATGGACTCCTGGCCTGGGTGTCACTCAGGAGACACTGTGGGAGAATCAGGACAAAACTAAAGTCAAAATCTCTCTTCTGACCTTCACTGCTACTCAACGCCACCACGGACAGGAAATCTCCTGTACTGCTGTCTACAACCAACAAGATGGCAGCACTGAGTCATCTGTTTccagactgacagctgatgtttCAT atccACCCCAAAACACCACAGTGTCAGTCAGTCCCTCTGGTCCAGTACCAGAAGACAGCACTGTGACTCTGACATGCAGCAGTACTGCCAACCCAGCAGTGAGGGACTACACCTGGTACACAGCTCAGGGAGGCCAGGAGACTGTCATGGGGACCGGACATGTTTTACACATTCAAGCTTCTAAAGTCAGTGTTCCTTTTTTCTGCAAGGCTGAAAATGATCTTGGAGCTGGACGATCCAACATCAATCAAATACATGTTCAGT atccacccaaacacaccacagtgtCAGTCAGTCCCTCTGGTCCAGTACCAGAAGACAGCACTGTGACTCTGATATGCTTTAGTGCTGCCAACCCAGCAGTGAGGGACTACACCTGGTACACATCTCAGGGAGGCCAGGAGACTGTCATAGGGACCGGACATGTTTTACACATTCAAGCTTCTGAAGTCAGTGTTCCTTTTTTCTGCAAGGCTGAAAATGATCTTGGAGCTGGACGATCCACCATCAGTCAAATAGATGTTCAGT ATTCacccaaacacaccacagtgtCAGTCAGTCCCTCTGGTCCAGTACCAGAAGACAGCACTGTGACTCTGACATGCAGTAGTACTGCCAACCCAGCAGTGAGCGACTACACCTGGTACACATCTCAGGGAGGCCAGGAGACTGTCATGGGGACCGGACATGTTTTACACATTCAAGCTTCTAAAGTCAGTGTTCCTTTTTTCTGTGAGGCTGAAAATGATCTTGGAGCTGGACGATCCACCATCAGTCAAATAGATGTTCAGT TTGCTCCACAGATCCTGCCCTCATCTGACTGCACCCAAACTGCAGACCAGCTCATCTGTTCCTGTGAGACTGTGGGAAATCCTGCTCCCACTTTACAGTGGTATTTGGACGGGCTACCTGTCAATCACTCTGACAAGTTTGCAATCAGCAGTGAGTCTCTAAATGACACAGGTCTGAGgatcatcatcactgtgaatCAACCACAATGGAGGGATCTTTCCACCTTGCTCTGCCGCAGCTCCAACTCTCTAGGATCTGTGACTCAGCAATTTCATTTCTACAGCCTTGAATCTCCAACATCTGCAGAAAGTCACG TTGCTCCACAGATCCTGCCCTCATCCGACTGCACCCAAACTGCAGACCAGCTCATCTGTTCCTGTGAGACTGTGGGAAATCCTGCTCCCACTTTACAGTGGTATTTGGACGGGCTACCTGTCAATCACTCTGACAAGTTTGCAATCAGCAGTGAGTCTCTAAATGACACAGGTCTGAGgatcatcatcactgtgaatCAACCACAATGGAGGGATCTTTCCACCTTGCTCTGCCGCAGCTCCAACTCTCTAGGATCTGTGACTCAGCGATTTCATTTCTACAGCCTTGAatctcaaacatctgcagaaagtCACG TTGCTCCACAGATCCTGCCCTCCTCTGACTGCACCCAAACTGCAGACCAGCTCATCTGTTCCTGTGAGACTGTGGGAAATCCTGCTCCCACTTTACAGTGGTATTTGGACGGGCTACCTGTCAATCACTCTGACAAGTTTGCAATCCGCAATGAGTCTCTAAATGACACAGGTCTGAGgatcatcatcactgtgaatCAACCACAATGGAGGGATCTTTCCACCTTGCTCTGCCGCAGCTCCAACTCTCTAGGATCTGTGACTCAGCGATTTCATGTCTACAGCGTTGAACCTCCAACATCTGCAGAAAGTCACG TTGCTCCACAGATCCTGCCCTCATCCGACTGCACCCAAACTGCAGACCAGCTCATCTGTTCCTGTGAGACTGTGGGAAATCCTGCTCCCACTTTACAGTGGTATTTGGACGGGCTACCTGTCAATCACTCTGACAAGTTTGCAGTCAGCAGTGAGTCTCTAAATGACACAGGTCTGAGgatcatcatcactgtgaatCAACCACAATGGAGGGATCTTTCCACCTTGCTCTGCCGCAGCTCCAACTCTCTAGGATCTGTGACTCAGCGATTTCATGTCTACAGCCTTGAgcctcaaacatctgcagaaagtcacg TTGTTCCAAAGATCCTGCCCTCATCTGACTGCACCCAAACTGCAGACCAGCTCATCTGTTCCTGTGAGACTGTGGGAAATCCTGCTCCCACTTTACAGTGGTATTTGGACGGGCTACCTGTCAATCACTCTGACAAGTTTGCAATCAGCAGTGAGTCTCTAAATGACACAGGTCTGAGgatcatcatcactgtgaatCAACCACAATGGAGGGATCTTTCCACCTTGCTCTGCCGCAGCTCCAACTCTCTAGGATCTGTTACTCAGCGATTTCATTTCTACAGCCTTGAGCCTCAAAAATCTGCAGAAAGTCAcg TTGCTCCACAGATCCTGCCCTCATCTGACTGCACCCAAACTGCAGACCAGCTCATCTGTTCCTGTGAGACTGTGGGAAATCCTGCTCCCACTTTACAGTGGTATTTGGACGGGTTACCTGTCAATCACTCTGACAAGTTTGCAGTCAGCAATGAGTCTCTAAATAACACAGGTCTGAGgatcatcatcactgtgaatCAACCACAATGGAGGGATCTTTCCACCTTGCTCTGCCGCAGCTCCAACTCTCTAGGATCTGTGACTCAGCGATTTCATGTCTACAGCCTTGAgcctcaaacatctgcagaaagtCACG TTGCTCCACAGATCCTGCCCTCATCTGACTGCACCCAAACTGCAGACCAGCTCATCTGTTCCTGTGAGACTGTGGGAAATCCTGCTCCCACTTTACAGTGGTATTTGGACGGGCTACCTGTCAATCACTCTGACAAGTTTGCAATCAGCAGTGAGTCTCTAAATGACACAGGTCTGAGgatcatcatcactgtgaatCAACCACAATGGAGGGATCTTACCACCTTGCTCTGCCGCAGCTCCAACTCTCTAGGATCTGCGACCCAGCAATTTAATTTCTGCAGCCTTGAgcctcaaacatctgcagaaactCACG ACCCAGTGATGTTGGCAGTCCTCATCTTTAAAGCTGTAGGACTGCTTGTACTAGTAtgtactctgtttttatttaccaG GATTCAGAACATTCACCATAACCGTCCTGAGACCACAGTCGCTATGAGCCAACTTCTATCAAGTGGAGAGGAAAACGAG GTACCAAACACAGCCGCAGAGGACATTTATGTCAACGCCAATGACGTAATTTGA